One segment of Paraburkholderia caribensis DNA contains the following:
- a CDS encoding OmpA family protein has product MKKLLTVAACALSLSMLAACGGLDRNKEEALNQQAGIEVTQTKEGVQVRLPEKVLFNFNESSLRPDAGPAIARVVVVLSRTQKPMIVEGHTDNVGTREYNQQLSEARAKSVANELERRGISASRITLVGYAFDRPVADNDTPEGRARNRRTEIVVKGESLEAVMGK; this is encoded by the coding sequence ATGAAAAAACTGTTGACCGTCGCAGCCTGCGCCCTCTCCCTGTCGATGCTCGCCGCGTGCGGCGGGCTCGACCGCAACAAGGAAGAGGCGCTGAACCAGCAAGCCGGGATCGAAGTAACGCAGACCAAGGAAGGCGTGCAGGTTCGTCTGCCTGAGAAGGTCCTGTTCAACTTCAACGAATCGAGCTTGCGTCCCGACGCGGGCCCCGCTATTGCCCGCGTGGTGGTCGTGCTGAGCCGCACGCAAAAGCCAATGATCGTCGAAGGCCATACGGATAACGTCGGTACGCGTGAATACAACCAGCAGTTGTCCGAAGCGCGCGCGAAATCGGTTGCGAATGAACTGGAGCGCCGCGGCATCAGCGCGTCGCGCATCACACTGGTCGGCTACGCGTTCGATCGCCCCGTGGCGGACAACGACACGCCCGAAGGCCGTGCGCGAAACCGGCGTACCGAGATTGTCGTCAAGGGCGAATCCCTCGAAGCCGTGATGGGCAAGTAA
- a CDS encoding DUF3597 domain-containing protein, with the protein MSIFGSIVSKIFGKAKPAEPLPAEPIAPAPADASAGAPVAPVSTALADVDVAAVMDQLAAANPQKLDWRRSIVDLMKLLDVDSSLEHRRQLAGELKYGGDTNDSASMNIWLHKQLMTALAANGGKLPADLAS; encoded by the coding sequence ATGAGCATCTTCGGAAGCATCGTCAGCAAGATTTTCGGCAAGGCCAAACCGGCTGAGCCCCTGCCCGCCGAACCCATCGCCCCGGCTCCTGCGGACGCATCGGCTGGCGCGCCCGTCGCGCCTGTCTCGACGGCGCTGGCGGACGTCGACGTCGCGGCCGTGATGGACCAGCTGGCGGCGGCGAACCCGCAAAAACTCGACTGGCGTCGTTCGATCGTCGATCTGATGAAGCTGCTCGACGTCGACAGCAGCCTGGAGCATCGCAGGCAACTGGCGGGTGAATTGAAGTACGGCGGCGACACGAACGATTCGGCTTCGATGAACATCTGGCTGCACAAGCAGCTGATGACGGCGCTCGCCGCGAATGGCGGCAAGCTGCCCGCCGACCTGGCGAGCTAA